In Sphingomonas sp. R1, a single genomic region encodes these proteins:
- a CDS encoding NAD(P)/FAD-dependent oxidoreductase: MERFDVLIVGSGHGGAQCAIALRQAGFAGTMAVIGEDPELPYERPPLSKDYLKGEKAFERILIRAPAFWDERHVTMLRGRRVVAVDAVAKTVTDDAGATIGYDALVWSAGGSARRLACSGHDLAGVHAIRTRRDVDQLLAELPATRQVVVIGGGYIGLEAAAALVKADKQVVVLEAMDRVLARVAGEPLSRFYETEHRAQGVAIRTGARVECLEERDGRVCGVRLADGEVLPADMVIVGIGIIPEVAPLLEAGAAGGNGVRVDAQCRTSLPDIFAIGDCALHVNAYADGAEIRLESVQNANDQANVVAKTLTGQATRYDAVPWFWSNQYDLKLQTVGLSTGHDATVLRGDPAARSFSVVYLKHGRVIALDCVNAMRDYVQGKRLVAERMVVDPAQLADPAVVLKEL, translated from the coding sequence TTGGAACGGTTTGATGTCTTGATCGTCGGCAGCGGCCATGGTGGGGCCCAGTGCGCGATCGCCCTGCGACAGGCCGGCTTTGCCGGAACCATGGCCGTGATCGGCGAGGATCCGGAACTGCCCTATGAACGGCCGCCGCTTTCCAAGGACTATCTGAAGGGCGAAAAGGCGTTCGAGCGCATCCTGATCCGGGCTCCCGCGTTCTGGGACGAGCGGCATGTGACGATGTTGCGAGGCCGGCGCGTTGTCGCCGTCGATGCGGTCGCCAAGACGGTAACCGACGATGCGGGTGCGACGATCGGCTATGACGCCCTGGTCTGGTCGGCCGGTGGCAGCGCGCGTCGGCTGGCATGCAGCGGGCATGACCTTGCCGGGGTGCACGCGATCCGTACCCGACGGGATGTCGACCAGCTGCTCGCCGAGCTGCCTGCAACCCGGCAGGTCGTGGTCATCGGCGGCGGCTATATCGGCCTCGAGGCAGCCGCGGCGCTGGTCAAGGCCGACAAGCAGGTGGTGGTGCTGGAGGCGATGGACCGGGTGCTCGCCCGCGTCGCCGGCGAGCCGCTGTCGCGCTTCTACGAGACCGAGCATCGTGCCCAGGGGGTGGCGATCCGCACCGGCGCCAGGGTAGAGTGCCTGGAGGAACGCGATGGCCGGGTCTGCGGGGTACGGCTGGCGGACGGCGAGGTGTTGCCGGCGGATATGGTGATCGTCGGGATCGGCATCATTCCCGAAGTCGCGCCGCTGCTCGAGGCCGGCGCGGCGGGCGGCAACGGCGTGCGGGTAGACGCGCAGTGCCGCACCAGCCTGCCCGACATCTTTGCGATCGGGGACTGCGCGCTTCACGTCAACGCGTATGCCGATGGCGCCGAGATTCGGCTGGAGTCGGTGCAGAACGCCAACGACCAGGCGAACGTCGTCGCCAAGACGCTCACCGGCCAGGCAACGCGCTATGACGCGGTGCCCTGGTTCTGGTCCAACCAATATGATCTCAAGTTGCAAACGGTCGGTCTGTCGACCGGCCACGACGCGACGGTGCTGCGCGGCGATCCGGCTGCCCGGTCGTTCTCGGTGGTCTATCTGAAGCATGGGCGGGTGATTGCTCTCGACTGCGTCAATGCCATGCGAGACTATGTGCAGGGCAAGCGGCTGGTCGCCGAACGCATGGTGGTGGACCCGGCGCAATTGGCCGATCCGGCGGTTGTGCTGAAGGAGCTTTGA
- a CDS encoding enoyl-CoA hydratase-related protein, producing MSDAPVLLVREGDIAVVRLNRPDRLNALTAEMLDLLAATLRQAAEDGARAVLLTGEGRAFCAGADLTASVGMRDSGEALRQHYNPVIATMAELPIPIVSAVNGAAAGAGASIALAADIVVMAQSAYLLLAFANIGLVPDAGATWLIGKAAGRARLLEMALLGERMPAEEALQAGLATRVVEDGGLWQVAHGLAAKLAAMPTVALGLIRKQVGAALSGTLAETLELEAEHQSIAAKTEDCREAIAAFLAKREPHFKGR from the coding sequence ATGTCCGACGCGCCGGTGCTGCTTGTGAGGGAAGGCGACATCGCGGTGGTGCGCCTGAACCGGCCGGATCGGCTGAACGCGCTGACCGCCGAGATGCTCGACCTGCTGGCAGCGACGCTACGGCAGGCAGCCGAAGACGGCGCGCGCGCGGTGCTGCTCACCGGCGAAGGCCGGGCCTTCTGTGCGGGCGCGGACCTTACCGCCAGTGTCGGCATGCGCGATTCGGGCGAGGCGCTGCGCCAGCACTACAACCCCGTGATCGCTACGATGGCGGAGCTGCCGATTCCCATCGTCAGCGCGGTCAATGGCGCAGCGGCGGGAGCGGGGGCGTCGATCGCGCTGGCCGCGGACATCGTGGTCATGGCGCAATCGGCGTATCTGCTGCTGGCGTTCGCCAATATCGGGCTGGTGCCTGACGCGGGGGCGACGTGGCTGATCGGCAAGGCGGCGGGGCGTGCCCGACTGCTGGAAATGGCGCTGCTCGGCGAGCGCATGCCGGCGGAAGAGGCGCTGCAGGCGGGGCTGGCGACGCGCGTGGTGGAGGATGGCGGGCTCTGGCAGGTTGCGCATGGCCTCGCCGCCAAGCTGGCCGCGATGCCGACGGTGGCGCTGGGGCTGATCCGCAAGCAGGTCGGCGCCGCGCTGTCCGGCACGCTGGCCGAGACGCTGGAGCTCGAGGCCGAGCACCAGAGCATCGCCGCCAAAACCGAGGATTGCCGCGAGGCGATCGCCGCGTTCCTCGCCAAGCGCGAACCGCACTTCAAGGGGCGCTGA
- a CDS encoding diacylglycerol/lipid kinase family protein: MQTLWFITNPNSGTTSEAKCEAMEAVFEERGLSLAGRTRFPADPLPQGAALDAAGVDTVVLFAGDGTINAALSALAEWEGAFLILPGGTMNLLAKALHDETDPHKIIHAAHGCDRRVALPYVIAGEHRAFVGMILGPAASWFRAREVVRKGRFGRLLAAVRGAWRNTFHRRGVRVEGARALGDRYQAVFVTPSLEGLEVAAVDARDWGAIAQLGWEWVTGDWVRARAVTESRTEQLRVAERHPVLALFDGEPETLDPGTAIRAGRSLETFIATRAEGLAA, translated from the coding sequence ATGCAGACTCTCTGGTTCATCACCAATCCCAATTCGGGCACCACCTCCGAAGCCAAGTGCGAGGCGATGGAGGCGGTATTCGAGGAACGCGGCCTGTCGCTTGCAGGCCGTACCCGCTTTCCCGCCGATCCGCTGCCGCAGGGCGCAGCGCTGGATGCAGCCGGCGTCGACACGGTGGTCCTGTTCGCTGGCGACGGGACGATCAACGCCGCGCTATCCGCGCTGGCGGAGTGGGAGGGGGCCTTCCTCATTCTGCCGGGCGGCACGATGAACCTGCTCGCCAAGGCGCTGCATGACGAGACGGATCCGCACAAGATCATTCATGCCGCGCACGGCTGTGATCGGCGGGTCGCCTTGCCCTATGTGATCGCGGGAGAGCACCGCGCGTTCGTCGGCATGATCCTGGGGCCGGCGGCAAGCTGGTTTCGCGCGCGCGAGGTCGTGCGCAAGGGACGGTTCGGGCGGCTGCTGGCAGCCGTTCGCGGCGCGTGGCGCAACACCTTTCATCGCCGCGGTGTGCGCGTGGAGGGCGCCCGCGCGCTGGGCGACCGCTATCAGGCGGTGTTCGTCACCCCGTCGCTGGAGGGGCTGGAGGTCGCCGCGGTCGACGCGCGGGACTGGGGCGCGATCGCACAGCTTGGCTGGGAATGGGTAACGGGCGACTGGGTGCGCGCGCGCGCGGTCACCGAAAGCCGCACCGAGCAGCTCCGCGTGGCCGAGCGTCACCCGGTGCTGGCCCTGTTCGACGGCGAGCCGGAAACGCTGGATCCGGGCACCGCCATTCGCGCCGGGCGCAGCCTGGAGACGTTCATTGCCACGCGCGCCGAAGGGCTGGCGGCATGA
- a CDS encoding metallophosphoesterase family protein, whose translation MTRFFHVSDVHFGRENREAIDWFNAKVRDEKPAAVIMTGDLTMRARAKEFAAAAEWLESLAVPVTVEVGNHDLPYFNPFARLAMPYRRYRALERLIERPLDVRGVAVVPLKTTARFQFRTNWSKGHVSRHALQKSLALAEAAPAGDLVFVAAHHPLVEAGTRATSRTRGGRRALEALAQAGAHAVLSGHVHDPFDIAHPVGDRTVRLIGAGTLSERTRDQPPSFNEISVDGGSFSTRARFLGEPSVAL comes from the coding sequence ATGACGCGGTTCTTCCATGTCAGCGACGTGCATTTCGGCCGCGAAAATCGCGAGGCGATCGACTGGTTCAACGCCAAGGTTCGCGACGAAAAGCCGGCGGCGGTGATCATGACCGGCGACCTCACCATGCGGGCACGCGCAAAGGAGTTCGCCGCGGCGGCGGAATGGCTGGAAAGCCTCGCCGTTCCGGTGACGGTGGAAGTGGGCAATCACGATCTGCCCTATTTCAATCCCTTCGCCAGGCTGGCCATGCCCTATCGACGCTACCGCGCCCTTGAGCGGCTGATCGAGCGCCCGTTGGACGTACGCGGCGTGGCCGTCGTTCCGCTCAAGACCACCGCGCGCTTCCAGTTCCGCACCAACTGGTCGAAAGGGCATGTGAGCCGCCACGCCTTGCAGAAGTCGCTGGCATTGGCCGAGGCAGCGCCGGCCGGCGACCTCGTGTTCGTCGCGGCGCACCATCCGCTGGTGGAGGCAGGCACGCGCGCCACCTCCCGCACGCGCGGCGGGCGCAGGGCGCTGGAAGCACTGGCGCAGGCCGGCGCCCATGCGGTGCTCAGCGGTCATGTGCATGACCCATTCGACATCGCGCATCCCGTCGGCGATCGCACCGTGCGGCTGATCGGGGCGGGCACGCTCTCGGAGCGTACCCGCGACCAGCCGCCCTCGTTCAACGAGATCTCCGTCGACGGTGGCAGCTTCTCCACCCGCGCGCGCTTCCTCGGTGAGCCGAGCGTCGCGCTCTAG
- a CDS encoding DUF1501 domain-containing protein — MTLSRRDFVRLTAGTGALATIGQFGRTAAIAAPSGSYRAMVGIFLFGGNDGWNMVIPTDERHAAYQAARGAVALPRAALTPLTNTSYALHPAMAALRPIWDEGALSLVLNTGTLFAPLTKATYESRTDLRPSNLMSHSDEQDHWQGLNARQASSDGFLGRIADRMPGGRLPALMSLSGSTLAVLGKQAMPLVVPASGLPMRLGYNAADGMRAQAQDLLTRGSGGPILGSVASTLSTTYDQAVLANSLLSGTSSVSRYFVDPATRKPLTSDLAMQLLGVARMIEARGTLGHGRQAFFVSQGGFDHHASQVVANSPATGTHAGMLATVAQAMAAFYRAMQGLGLGANVTAFTMSDFGRTYLSNAQYGTDHAWGNNHLVVGGDVAKGGIFGRYPDPVLGGADDITREGRFIPGVAQEEYLGAIARWHGVSDADMPYVFPNWSTWSTGGRGPLALFRS, encoded by the coding sequence ATGACGCTTTCCCGACGCGACTTCGTACGCCTCACCGCCGGCACCGGCGCCTTGGCGACCATTGGCCAGTTCGGCCGCACGGCGGCGATCGCCGCGCCCAGCGGCAGCTACCGGGCGATGGTGGGGATCTTCCTGTTCGGCGGCAATGACGGCTGGAACATGGTGATCCCGACCGACGAGCGTCACGCCGCCTATCAGGCGGCGCGCGGTGCGGTCGCCCTGCCCCGCGCCGCGCTGACTCCGCTGACCAACACCAGCTACGCGCTGCACCCGGCCATGGCCGCCCTGCGACCGATCTGGGACGAGGGTGCGCTATCGCTGGTGCTGAACACCGGCACCTTGTTCGCGCCGCTGACCAAGGCGACCTATGAAAGCCGCACCGATCTGCGGCCCAGCAACCTGATGAGCCATTCGGACGAACAGGATCACTGGCAGGGCCTGAACGCACGTCAGGCGAGCAGCGACGGCTTTCTCGGGCGCATCGCGGATCGCATGCCGGGCGGCCGCCTGCCGGCCCTGATGTCGCTGTCGGGATCGACCTTGGCCGTGCTGGGAAAACAGGCGATGCCGCTGGTCGTGCCGGCAAGCGGGCTGCCGATGCGGCTGGGCTATAATGCGGCCGATGGCATGCGCGCCCAGGCGCAGGATCTGCTGACCCGGGGCAGTGGCGGACCGATCCTGGGCAGCGTCGCATCCACGCTCAGCACCACCTATGATCAGGCCGTGCTGGCCAACAGCCTGCTTTCCGGCACCAGCAGCGTCAGTCGCTATTTCGTCGACCCCGCCACGCGCAAGCCGCTGACCAGCGATCTTGCCATGCAGTTGCTCGGGGTCGCGCGCATGATCGAGGCGCGCGGCACGCTCGGCCATGGCCGGCAGGCCTTTTTCGTCAGCCAGGGCGGGTTCGATCACCACGCCAGCCAGGTCGTTGCAAACTCGCCCGCCACCGGCACCCATGCCGGCATGCTGGCAACCGTCGCGCAGGCGATGGCAGCCTTCTATCGCGCGATGCAGGGGCTGGGCCTCGGCGCCAACGTCACGGCGTTCACGATGAGCGACTTCGGCCGCACCTATCTCAGCAACGCGCAGTACGGCACCGACCACGCGTGGGGAAACAACCATCTGGTGGTGGGCGGCGACGTCGCGAAGGGCGGCATCTTCGGCCGGTATCCAGATCCGGTGCTCGGCGGCGCGGACGATATCACGCGCGAGGGCCGCTTCATTCCCGGGGTCGCGCAGGAGGAGTATCTGGGCGCCATCGCGCGGTGGCACGGCGTGAGCGACGCGGACATGCCCTATGTCTTTCCCAACTGGTCGACGTGGTCGACGGGCGGGCGCGGGCCGCTCGCGCTCTTCCGCAGCTAG
- a CDS encoding DUF1800 domain-containing protein produces MRAFWKAAALGAAGVLSACDGSSSNVNLADSHVTEGLVNVSVANAGKSASESQISDVIRLSRQASFGPTPDMLNQIGTLGTAGWIDKQLTTTGSTYADLAVARRSETCGSNVTCLHRYFSRYTVAMRFFADAVSAPDQLRQRVAFALSQTIVASEQEVHNTAGLAQFNQLFLTHAFGNYRSLLKAVTLNAYMGDYLDMADSSKAAPSENYARELLQLFSMGPNQLNANGTPRRDATGATVPNYGPDDIRGIARALTGWTYARIGNAGLRDQTARDYVRPMIPVPDRYDAGEKLFLGTRVPAGASQQASVDAVVDAAFNHPSTGPFVAKHLIVHLVTANPTPEYVGRIAAVFANNGSGVRGDLKAVVRAILTDPEARTAPRTDSGKLKEPVLAMVALARTIGMTTDGYAFIANDAALGQPVMRAPSVFNFYPIDYPLPGSSTLRSPAAKLLNSSTVLRLNNFVYGWTSASDRQPAQFRTPSGLGATPGTKLVWSTWESFGDNVDAMVAAVDVLMLGNSATPAQRSAMRQAALAIKDTNPRLRARKRAQMLLNIAGTSPQFLVDR; encoded by the coding sequence GTGAGAGCATTTTGGAAGGCGGCTGCGCTGGGCGCGGCGGGCGTCCTGTCGGCCTGCGACGGCAGCAGCAGCAACGTCAACCTGGCGGACAGCCACGTCACCGAGGGCCTGGTGAACGTCAGCGTCGCCAATGCGGGCAAGTCCGCATCGGAGTCGCAGATCAGCGACGTGATCCGCCTGTCGCGACAAGCGAGCTTCGGGCCGACGCCCGACATGCTCAATCAGATCGGCACCCTCGGCACCGCCGGATGGATCGACAAGCAGCTGACCACTACCGGCAGCACCTATGCGGATCTGGCGGTTGCGCGCCGCAGCGAAACTTGCGGCAGCAACGTCACCTGCCTTCATCGCTATTTCAGCCGCTATACCGTGGCGATGCGGTTCTTCGCGGATGCCGTCTCCGCACCGGATCAGCTCCGTCAGCGGGTGGCGTTCGCCCTTTCCCAGACGATTGTCGCCTCCGAGCAGGAAGTGCACAACACCGCCGGGCTTGCGCAGTTCAACCAGTTGTTCCTGACCCACGCGTTCGGGAACTATCGCTCGCTGCTCAAGGCCGTGACGCTGAACGCCTATATGGGCGACTATCTCGACATGGCGGACAGCAGCAAGGCCGCGCCCTCGGAGAACTATGCCCGCGAATTGCTGCAACTGTTCTCGATGGGCCCCAATCAACTGAACGCCAACGGAACGCCGCGCCGGGACGCGACCGGCGCCACCGTGCCCAATTACGGGCCCGACGACATCCGCGGCATCGCCCGCGCCCTGACCGGCTGGACCTATGCCCGCATCGGCAATGCCGGGCTGCGCGATCAGACCGCGCGCGATTATGTGCGCCCCATGATCCCCGTACCGGATCGCTATGATGCCGGCGAGAAGCTCTTCCTCGGCACCCGCGTGCCAGCAGGCGCATCGCAGCAGGCGAGCGTCGATGCCGTGGTGGACGCCGCCTTCAACCATCCGTCGACCGGCCCCTTTGTCGCGAAGCACCTGATCGTGCATCTGGTCACCGCCAACCCCACCCCGGAGTATGTGGGCCGGATCGCCGCCGTGTTTGCTAACAATGGCAGCGGCGTGCGCGGCGACCTCAAGGCGGTCGTGCGCGCGATCCTCACCGATCCGGAAGCGCGCACCGCGCCGCGCACGGACAGCGGCAAGTTGAAGGAGCCGGTGCTGGCGATGGTCGCCCTGGCGCGCACGATCGGGATGACGACCGACGGCTACGCCTTCATCGCGAACGACGCCGCGCTCGGCCAGCCGGTGATGCGCGCGCCCTCGGTGTTCAACTTCTACCCGATCGACTATCCGCTGCCGGGCAGCAGCACGCTGCGGAGCCCCGCGGCGAAGCTGCTCAACAGCAGCACCGTGCTGCGGCTGAACAACTTCGTCTATGGCTGGACCTCCGCAAGCGATCGACAGCCGGCCCAGTTCCGCACGCCCAGCGGCCTTGGGGCAACGCCGGGCACGAAGCTGGTTTGGTCCACCTGGGAATCCTTTGGCGACAATGTCGACGCCATGGTCGCCGCGGTGGACGTGCTGATGCTGGGCAACTCGGCGACGCCCGCCCAGCGCAGTGCGATGCGCCAGGCCGCGCTGGCAATCAAGGACACCAATCCGCGCCTGCGCGCCCGCAAGCGCGCCCAGATGCTGCTCAACATCGCCGGGACCAGCCCGCAATTCCTGGTCGACCGCTGA
- the rpsI gene encoding 30S ribosomal protein S9, which produces MSDNRQSLSDLGAALGQQPAAPTEGQAAAPAAAAAADAYLAGQIDEPAAPTTPLRAQELDQYGRAYATGRRKDAVARVWLKPGTGKITINGRDQEIYFARPTLRLVINQPFGVAEREGQYDVICTVKGGGLSGQAGAVKHGISQALTKYEPVLRAPVKKAGFLTRDSRAVERKKYGKAKARRSFQFSKR; this is translated from the coding sequence ATGTCTGACAACCGCCAGTCGCTTTCCGACCTGGGCGCAGCGCTGGGCCAGCAGCCCGCCGCGCCGACCGAAGGCCAGGCCGCTGCTCCGGCTGCTGCCGCCGCTGCCGACGCCTATCTCGCCGGCCAGATCGACGAGCCGGCCGCCCCGACCACGCCGCTGCGTGCGCAGGAGCTGGACCAGTATGGCCGCGCCTATGCCACCGGCCGTCGTAAGGACGCCGTGGCCCGCGTGTGGCTGAAGCCGGGCACCGGCAAGATCACGATCAACGGTCGTGACCAGGAAATCTATTTCGCGCGTCCGACGCTGCGTCTCGTCATCAACCAGCCGTTCGGTGTCGCCGAGCGTGAGGGCCAGTATGACGTGATCTGCACCGTCAAGGGCGGCGGTCTCTCGGGCCAGGCCGGTGCCGTGAAGCACGGCATCTCGCAGGCGCTGACCAAGTATGAGCCGGTGCTCCGCGCGCCGGTGAAGAAGGCCGGCTTCCTGACCCGCGACAGCCGCGCCGTCGAGCGTAAGAAGTACGGCAAGGCCAAGGCCCGCCGCAGCTTCCAGTTCTCGAAGCGCTAA
- the rplM gene encoding 50S ribosomal protein L13: MKALMKTTKSAKPAEVEKKWHIVDAEGLVVGRAAVVIANVLRGKHKTSFTPHVDCGDNVIVINADKIRFTGKKLGQKVYYKHTGYAGGIKGVTAAKVLEGRFPERVLEKAVERMIPRGPLGRQQMRNLRIFAGSEHPHEAQNPEVLDIAGMSRKNKVGA; the protein is encoded by the coding sequence ATGAAGGCGCTGATGAAGACCACCAAGTCGGCCAAGCCGGCCGAGGTGGAGAAGAAGTGGCACATCGTCGACGCCGAAGGGCTCGTCGTCGGTCGTGCAGCGGTGGTGATCGCGAACGTCCTGCGCGGCAAGCACAAGACCAGCTTCACCCCGCACGTCGACTGCGGTGACAATGTCATCGTGATCAACGCCGACAAGATCCGTTTCACCGGCAAGAAGCTCGGCCAGAAGGTGTACTACAAGCACACTGGCTATGCGGGCGGCATCAAGGGCGTCACCGCCGCCAAGGTTCTCGAGGGCCGCTTCCCGGAGCGCGTTCTGGAGAAGGCCGTGGAGCGCATGATCCCGCGCGGTCCGCTCGGTCGCCAGCAGATGCGCAACCTGCGTATCTTCGCCGGTTCGGAGCATCCGCATGAAGCTCAGAACCCCGAGGTTCTCGACATCGCCGGCATGAGCCGCAAGAACAAGGTGGGTGCATAA
- the cutA gene encoding divalent-cation tolerance protein CutA encodes MSDTALLYVTFASRVDAERVAETVLAEQLAACVNILAPCTSIYRWQGGIERGEEVPALFKTRPALALRLRERITAIHSYDLPVIEQWPVETGNAVARWIAEETR; translated from the coding sequence GTGAGCGACACCGCGCTGCTCTACGTCACCTTCGCCAGCCGCGTCGATGCCGAGCGGGTGGCGGAGACGGTGCTCGCGGAGCAGCTCGCCGCCTGCGTCAACATCCTCGCGCCCTGCACCTCGATCTACCGCTGGCAGGGCGGCATCGAGCGTGGCGAGGAAGTCCCCGCGCTGTTCAAGACCCGCCCCGCCCTGGCACTTCGCCTGCGCGAGCGGATTACGGCAATCCACAGCTACGACCTGCCGGTGATCGAGCAATGGCCCGTCGAGACTGGCAATGCCGTCGCCCGCTGGATCGCCGAAGAGACACGCTGA
- a CDS encoding COX15/CtaA family protein, whose amino-acid sequence MTLLPLTARPRALAHWLFVVAAMIVTMVVVGGITRLTESGLSITEWKPISGIVPPLNDAQWQAEFEHYKQIGQYEQLNQGMTLAGFKGIFFWEYVHRLLGRLIGIVFALPLLWFAIRRQIPQGYGWRLVALLALGGLQGAFGWWMVKSGLNHTRTSVSHFWLATHLMTALFTLGGIVWTMLDLRALAANHAERPARLNGLGAGVLVLLAIQLFYGALVAGLDAGLVTDQWPLMNDRFFPGVSQIGESPLHAALYDPAIVHFIHRWWAWVAVAGLIVLARKAKAAGDRRASIAIHSAFGIQILLGIATVMTGVNLHLAATHQLVGALLVCATVWGVHAVGRTR is encoded by the coding sequence ATGACCCTGCTCCCCCTCACCGCCCGCCCCCGCGCCCTCGCGCATTGGCTGTTCGTCGTCGCCGCGATGATCGTCACGATGGTCGTTGTGGGAGGCATTACCCGGCTCACCGAATCGGGCTTGTCGATCACTGAATGGAAGCCGATCTCGGGTATCGTGCCCCCGCTCAACGACGCGCAGTGGCAGGCCGAGTTCGAACACTACAAGCAGATCGGCCAATATGAGCAGCTCAACCAGGGCATGACGCTCGCCGGGTTCAAGGGCATCTTCTTCTGGGAATATGTCCACCGCCTGCTCGGGCGTCTGATCGGCATCGTGTTCGCCCTGCCGCTCCTCTGGTTCGCGATCCGCCGCCAGATCCCACAGGGCTATGGCTGGCGCCTCGTCGCGCTACTCGCGCTGGGCGGGCTGCAGGGCGCGTTCGGCTGGTGGATGGTGAAGTCGGGGCTCAACCACACCCGCACCTCAGTCAGCCACTTCTGGCTGGCGACCCACCTGATGACCGCGCTGTTCACGCTGGGCGGGATCGTCTGGACGATGCTCGACCTGCGCGCGCTCGCCGCCAACCACGCCGAGCGCCCCGCCCGGCTGAACGGCCTCGGCGCGGGTGTACTGGTGCTGCTGGCGATCCAGCTCTTCTACGGTGCGCTGGTCGCCGGGCTCGATGCCGGGCTGGTCACCGACCAGTGGCCGCTGATGAACGACCGCTTCTTCCCGGGCGTGAGCCAGATCGGGGAAAGCCCGCTGCATGCCGCGCTCTACGATCCCGCGATCGTCCATTTCATCCATCGCTGGTGGGCGTGGGTCGCGGTCGCCGGGCTGATCGTCCTCGCTCGCAAGGCCAAGGCGGCCGGCGACCGCCGCGCGTCGATCGCGATCCACTCGGCATTCGGCATCCAGATCCTGCTGGGCATCGCGACAGTGATGACCGGGGTGAACCTCCACCTCGCCGCCACCCACCAGCTGGTCGGCGCACTGCTGGTGTGCGCGACCGTCTGGGGTGTTCACGCCGTCGGCCGCACCCGGTGA
- a CDS encoding plasmid mobilization protein has protein sequence MATQLPETRSSRVVVLVSPEEKRRISANAEAADMTVSDFMRTAAERYTEPTPAEMALMRDLLAQLEAANARTDAAFAQLEAARTAAAAFDEDAYRAQIREQLLADSSVNWDVLSTALSGWARQ, from the coding sequence ATGGCAACGCAGCTTCCAGAGACTCGCTCCAGCCGCGTGGTCGTGCTGGTATCGCCCGAGGAAAAGCGGCGGATTTCCGCCAATGCGGAAGCGGCGGACATGACCGTCAGCGACTTCATGCGTACCGCCGCCGAACGCTATACCGAGCCTACACCCGCCGAGATGGCGCTGATGCGCGACCTGCTCGCGCAGCTCGAAGCGGCCAACGCCCGCACGGACGCGGCCTTTGCCCAACTCGAAGCCGCCCGCACCGCGGCCGCCGCGTTCGATGAGGACGCCTATCGCGCCCAAATCCGCGAGCAGTTGCTGGCTGACTCCTCGGTCAATTGGGATGTGCTGTCCACCGCCCTGTCCGGCTGGGCGCGGCAGTGA